Proteins encoded in a region of the Candidatus Margulisiibacteriota bacterium genome:
- a CDS encoding DUF2892 domain-containing protein yields the protein MKITTNQNTFERFARILVGGVLLLLATYIPMNTIAVWSLFLIGIVLMLTGLSGWCPIYALLKYSSK from the coding sequence ATGAAAATCACTACAAACCAAAATACCTTTGAAAGATTCGCGAGAATCCTTGTTGGCGGAGTTCTTCTATTGCTGGCAACTTATATTCCCATGAACACCATTGCCGTTTGGTCGTTGTTTCTGATCGGTATCGTCTTGATGCTGACCGGCTTGTCAGGTTGGTGCCCGATATACGCCCTGTTAAAGTACAGCTCAAAATAA
- a CDS encoding VanW family protein, producing the protein MKKLLVALALIAAISVIVTLALVFYDYLRSTEQFPYRTYIGRVDVSGLDQIQAYEKLESLKVANVYSAVVTFEAGTLLYSLGPDTLGVYVNFKQSVQSAFNELRKKGYFNSLKERLSREAMHFPVLLGVEEKQLLEVVTGLYAETLSTAKDASIILDESTGGYHIESDDPGRTLRIVDTIKTFHSELAKGKSRFPLIFDYDRPKITEAMLRAHPPAIRIAAYTTYYGRHDSPNRIHNIKLIASWLDGTLLLPGQEFVLGDAIGEFTPERGFKEAFVIYNGELVPMLGGGTCQIGTTLYNAASLADLEIVQRSSHSFYFNIYPLGRDAAVYPPAKDLKFKNNAPYPILIKALATNKRLSFRIYGTPTGKKVEFSSPQVFLLEVGSGYRPATVREVLEADRPFKTNVIRTVYDAENKKLKEETIKSYYKLYGEKSNVPIARPESR; encoded by the coding sequence TTGAAAAAGTTACTTGTTGCTTTAGCGCTGATCGCGGCCATTTCGGTAATCGTGACTCTGGCCCTGGTTTTTTACGATTACCTGCGCAGTACTGAACAGTTCCCTTACCGGACCTATATCGGCAGAGTAGATGTTTCGGGACTCGATCAGATCCAGGCTTACGAAAAGCTTGAGTCTTTAAAGGTTGCGAATGTTTACTCTGCCGTTGTCACATTTGAGGCCGGGACGCTGCTCTATTCCCTTGGTCCGGACACGCTGGGGGTCTACGTTAATTTTAAACAATCGGTCCAATCCGCCTTCAATGAACTCCGCAAAAAAGGCTATTTTAACAGTTTGAAGGAGCGGCTCTCCCGGGAAGCGATGCACTTTCCTGTCCTGCTGGGGGTCGAAGAAAAACAACTGCTTGAAGTCGTCACCGGACTCTACGCGGAAACCCTCTCGACCGCGAAAGACGCGTCAATCATCCTCGATGAGAGTACCGGGGGCTATCATATTGAAAGCGACGATCCCGGGCGGACCCTGCGGATCGTCGATACGATCAAAACTTTTCACTCGGAATTAGCCAAGGGGAAGAGCCGTTTCCCCTTAATCTTTGATTATGATCGGCCAAAGATCACCGAGGCGATGCTGCGGGCCCATCCGCCGGCCATCAGGATCGCCGCCTACACGACTTATTACGGCCGGCATGATTCGCCGAACCGGATCCACAATATTAAATTGATCGCTTCCTGGCTTGACGGGACCCTTTTATTGCCGGGTCAGGAATTTGTTTTAGGCGACGCGATCGGCGAGTTCACTCCGGAACGGGGCTTTAAAGAGGCGTTCGTTATTTATAACGGCGAGCTTGTTCCGATGCTGGGCGGCGGGACCTGCCAGATCGGAACAACCCTTTACAATGCCGCTTCGTTGGCCGACTTGGAGATCGTTCAGCGCTCCAGCCATTCCTTTTATTTCAACATTTACCCCTTGGGCCGCGACGCCGCCGTCTATCCGCCGGCCAAAGACTTAAAATTCAAGAACAACGCTCCCTATCCGATCCTGATAAAAGCGCTGGCAACAAATAAGCGCCTTTCTTTCAGGATCTACGGCACGCCGACCGGGAAGAAAGTTGAATTTTCGTCCCCCCAGGTTTTCCTGCTCGAGGTCGGGAGCGGTTATCGCCCGGCAACCGTCCGCGAGGTCCTTGAGGCCGACCGGCCGTTTAAAACCAATGTGATTCGCACGGTTTATGACGCGGAGAATAAAAAGTTAAAAGAAGAAACGATCAAGAGCTACTATAAGCTCTACGGGGAAAAATCAAATGTCCCTATCGCCCGCCCAGAATCAAGATAA
- a CDS encoding AsmA family protein, with protein sequence MKKTLKWMAIVLGVVFLFLVISVFALPFFLPLDKIKDFAAAKISETIHRDVKIESVSFDLFSGIRLKGLSVGNRPGFADQPFITAESIDLRYAFWPLFSRQIIVKELRLVKPMILVEKGRNGEFNFSDLTAAKPGKEPAKPTQAGKPPFELYVSSFSIDRGRISYFDHGAGTKSEVKDLKVRLAGFELALIKPIDFNASAIVAYNGKEIPLGLGAKIGFNLVKESINISELSLAVAGESINGAASLSAWKIAPHLDFTLASKGIEVDPLLLLFAGSAPATPKKALPGELTKTINQAAKSLPANVSAKGEIAIDNLVFQGFKVDKINAGIKLKNKVASLNLKEIRIYSGVLSGQARVNLNVPGLQYSVADLKLSGFNATPFINALAAGPLASLPDSKDLINKVYGQLDLGATLSGSGVEMPALLNNLTAQGSLSLKKGALKRLKIIDAIAEKLGTTALKQDLSLQSLTADFSFGKMTVGIKNFNLADNDLNIKFNGNINLAAQKFGEGTRLVLRASPTATKGLSREYNLLRDKDGWLEATFELRGDLKKPFPMPILLKPLETAVGKLKVKVDAKKVEIENKAKEEAAKAEAEAKAKAEEEKRRLEEEAKNSLKNLFNK encoded by the coding sequence ATGAAGAAGACCTTAAAATGGATGGCGATCGTCCTTGGCGTTGTTTTCCTTTTCCTGGTGATCAGTGTCTTCGCTCTTCCCTTCTTCCTGCCGCTCGATAAGATCAAGGACTTCGCGGCCGCCAAGATCTCGGAAACGATCCACCGTGACGTGAAAATCGAGTCGGTTTCTTTCGATCTTTTCTCCGGTATCCGCCTAAAGGGCCTGTCGGTCGGCAATCGCCCGGGTTTCGCCGATCAGCCATTTATCACCGCGGAGTCGATCGATCTCCGTTATGCCTTCTGGCCCCTCTTTTCCCGCCAGATCATCGTCAAAGAACTCCGGCTCGTTAAGCCGATGATTCTGGTCGAAAAAGGACGGAATGGCGAATTCAATTTCTCCGACCTTACGGCGGCTAAGCCGGGCAAAGAACCGGCTAAGCCAACCCAAGCAGGCAAGCCCCCGTTCGAACTCTACGTTTCCAGCTTCTCGATCGATCGCGGGCGGATCAGCTACTTCGATCACGGCGCGGGAACAAAGAGCGAAGTTAAGGATCTCAAAGTCAGGCTCGCCGGCTTCGAACTGGCCCTGATCAAGCCGATCGATTTTAACGCGTCCGCGATTGTCGCTTATAACGGGAAAGAGATCCCGCTTGGCCTCGGCGCTAAAATCGGGTTTAACCTGGTGAAGGAGTCGATAAACATTTCCGAGCTGTCGCTGGCCGTCGCCGGCGAGTCGATAAACGGGGCGGCCTCTCTTTCCGCCTGGAAAATCGCCCCTCACCTCGACTTCACGCTGGCCTCTAAAGGGATCGAGGTCGACCCGCTCCTCCTTCTATTCGCCGGCTCCGCCCCCGCCACCCCGAAAAAAGCCCTGCCGGGGGAATTAACAAAGACCATCAACCAAGCGGCCAAGTCTCTTCCCGCCAATGTCAGCGCCAAAGGGGAGATCGCGATCGACAACCTGGTCTTTCAGGGTTTTAAGGTTGACAAGATCAACGCCGGGATCAAACTAAAAAATAAAGTCGCGTCCTTAAATTTAAAAGAGATCAGGATCTATAGCGGCGTCCTCTCCGGCCAAGCTAGGGTCAACCTTAATGTCCCCGGACTTCAATATTCAGTCGCCGACTTAAAGCTCTCGGGCTTCAACGCCACCCCCTTCATCAACGCGCTGGCGGCCGGGCCACTCGCTTCGCTCCCTGACAGCAAAGATCTGATCAATAAAGTTTACGGGCAGCTCGATCTTGGCGCCACTCTTTCCGGTAGCGGCGTAGAAATGCCCGCCCTGCTTAATAACCTTACCGCCCAAGGGTCCCTTTCTTTAAAAAAAGGGGCGCTTAAACGGCTGAAGATTATTGATGCGATCGCCGAGAAGCTGGGGACGACAGCGCTGAAGCAAGATCTTTCCCTGCAAAGCCTGACCGCCGATTTTTCTTTCGGTAAAATGACGGTCGGGATCAAGAACTTCAACCTGGCCGACAACGATTTGAATATTAAGTTTAACGGGAATATCAATTTGGCCGCGCAAAAGTTCGGGGAAGGAACTCGCCTTGTTCTGCGAGCCTCCCCCACCGCGACCAAGGGCCTCTCCCGGGAATACAACCTGTTGCGGGACAAGGACGGCTGGCTGGAAGCGACCTTTGAACTCCGGGGCGACTTGAAAAAGCCCTTCCCAATGCCAATCCTTCTCAAGCCATTGGAAACCGCCGTCGGGAAATTAAAAGTTAAGGTTGACGCGAAAAAAGTTGAAATTGAGAACAAAGCCAAGGAAGAAGCGGCCAAGGCGGAAGCCGAGGCTAAAGCCAAGGCCGAAGAAGAGAAGCGGCGCCTCGAAGAAGAGGCAAAAAATAGTCTAAAAAACCTGTTTAACAAGTAA
- the lpxC gene encoding UDP-3-O-acyl-N-acetylglucosamine deacetylase yields MSLSPAQNQDKQKTITRPFSLEGIGLHSGTPSKITVKRGAAGTGVTFAKNGRLIKADVNNVEQTERGTVLGGIAVVEHFLAAAAGLGIDNLLVEIEGKELPALDGSALPYVKAFEAAGTVEQAAPKNYQLIERPFLVVDGDSRLEALPFHGFKIDFVIIFKGLGEQKCSFVLDRRSFIESIAPARTFGYISELDYLQAKGLGKGASTDNALVLNESGYVNPPRFADEPVRHKILDLIGDLALLGRPLKGYFKAYKSGHKLNAQLVRAILAAY; encoded by the coding sequence ATGTCCCTATCGCCCGCCCAGAATCAAGATAAGCAAAAAACCATCACCCGGCCTTTTTCACTTGAGGGGATCGGCCTCCATTCCGGAACGCCTTCCAAGATCACCGTGAAGCGGGGCGCCGCCGGAACAGGGGTTACCTTTGCCAAAAACGGCCGCTTGATCAAAGCGGACGTTAACAACGTCGAACAAACCGAGCGGGGAACGGTCCTTGGCGGGATCGCGGTCGTTGAACATTTTTTAGCCGCGGCCGCCGGCCTGGGAATCGACAATCTGCTCGTTGAAATAGAAGGGAAAGAGCTTCCGGCCCTGGATGGAAGCGCCCTCCCCTACGTCAAAGCCTTTGAAGCAGCCGGGACGGTTGAACAAGCGGCGCCCAAGAATTACCAGCTGATCGAGCGACCATTTCTCGTTGTCGACGGTGATTCCCGGCTCGAGGCGCTCCCCTTTCATGGATTTAAGATCGATTTTGTGATAATATTTAAAGGGCTTGGAGAGCAAAAGTGCAGTTTTGTCCTCGATCGCCGCTCATTTATTGAGTCGATCGCTCCGGCCAGAACTTTCGGCTATATCAGCGAGTTGGATTATTTGCAGGCCAAGGGGCTGGGGAAAGGGGCTTCGACCGATAACGCCCTGGTCCTAAACGAGAGCGGCTATGTTAATCCTCCCCGTTTTGCCGATGAACCGGTCCGGCACAAAATTCTCGACCTGATCGGCGACCTGGCCTTGTTAGGCCGTCCCTTGAAAGGCTATTTTAAGGCTTATAAGTCCGGGCACAAATTGAACGCTCAATTGGTTCGGGCTATCCTGGCCGCTTATTAA
- the lpxB gene encoding lipid-A-disaccharide synthase: protein MKIMVSAGELSGDLHGAYLINELKRFLPDAYFFGIGSERLAAAGVEIKFDLSPRSTIGILEALPNLLALYRSFRRAKSLILAERPDLVILIDSQGFNLPLAKFCRGQGVKTVYYIAPQEWLWGTDKGVARVLRSVTRVIAIFPKEYEKFRAFGENVVYFGHPLLDIVKASASRPDLRRKFDLAGDPVVALCAGSREHELKTLLPVLVEAARLMRQARPDLQFIVPVPVPRFLNNIEQAFSGLNCIFVVNNSYDALSAADLAVCVSGTVTLEASLLGLPNIMIYKLSRFSYFIGKYFLKIDKKIKFFSMPNIVLDKKVIPELIMDRANPLDIAKTAGALLASAADRQAMSREFSHLKELLGRSGVIRQAAKSIFDILSH from the coding sequence ATGAAGATAATGGTGTCGGCCGGAGAACTCTCCGGCGATTTACACGGCGCCTATCTTATCAACGAACTTAAAAGGTTCCTGCCTGACGCTTATTTTTTTGGGATCGGCTCCGAACGGTTGGCCGCCGCTGGGGTTGAAATCAAATTCGATCTCTCTCCCCGCAGCACAATCGGTATTCTGGAGGCTCTCCCGAATCTTCTGGCCCTCTACCGTTCTTTCAGGCGGGCAAAGTCGCTAATTCTTGCCGAACGGCCCGATCTTGTCATCCTGATCGATTCCCAAGGCTTTAATTTGCCGCTGGCGAAATTTTGCCGCGGCCAGGGGGTCAAAACCGTTTATTACATTGCCCCCCAGGAATGGCTGTGGGGAACAGATAAGGGGGTGGCTAGGGTTCTGCGCTCCGTTACCCGGGTTATCGCGATCTTCCCGAAAGAATACGAAAAGTTCCGCGCCTTTGGCGAAAATGTCGTTTATTTTGGCCACCCTTTGTTGGATATCGTTAAAGCTTCCGCCAGCCGGCCGGATTTACGCCGAAAATTTGACCTCGCCGGGGACCCGGTCGTCGCGCTCTGCGCCGGCAGCCGCGAGCACGAGCTAAAGACCCTTCTCCCGGTTTTAGTCGAGGCCGCGCGCCTTATGCGCCAAGCCAGGCCTGACCTTCAATTTATCGTGCCGGTCCCTGTCCCGCGTTTTTTAAATAACATTGAACAGGCCTTTTCCGGGCTCAACTGCATATTTGTCGTCAATAATTCTTACGACGCGTTGTCCGCCGCGGATCTTGCCGTTTGCGTTTCCGGAACGGTAACGCTCGAAGCGTCTTTGCTTGGCCTCCCTAATATTATGATCTACAAACTTTCCCGCTTCTCCTATTTTATCGGTAAATACTTTTTAAAAATCGACAAGAAAATTAAATTTTTCAGCATGCCCAATATTGTTTTGGATAAAAAAGTTATTCCTGAATTGATCATGGACCGAGCCAATCCTCTCGATATCGCAAAAACCGCCGGCGCTTTGCTGGCCAGCGCGGCCGACCGCCAGGCAATGTCGCGCGAATTTTCTCATTTGAAAGAACTTCTCGGCCGGTCCGGCGTCATCCGTCAAGCGGCAAAATCAATTTTCGACATTTTAAGTCATTAG
- the pyrE gene encoding orotate phosphoribosyltransferase, with translation MSNKEALLALFTEAAAVKTGDFVLASGKKSNLYIDCRRITLHPQGAKLIGRIILEKIKGLRVDAIGGLTLGADPIASSVVMLSDIPGFIVRKKEKEHGTKQKIEGHLQPGWKVVVVEDVSTSGGSALQAIEAVEAAGASVLKVISVVDREEGAAEALSRYDFDPILKKSEFINQA, from the coding sequence ATGTCAAACAAAGAAGCCCTGCTTGCCCTTTTCACGGAAGCCGCCGCCGTTAAGACCGGCGATTTCGTTTTAGCCTCCGGCAAGAAAAGCAACCTTTATATTGATTGCCGGCGGATCACGCTTCATCCCCAAGGGGCCAAACTGATCGGCCGGATCATCCTCGAAAAGATCAAGGGGCTGCGCGTAGACGCGATCGGCGGTTTGACCCTGGGGGCCGATCCAATCGCTTCCTCGGTCGTTATGTTGAGCGACATCCCCGGCTTTATCGTCAGAAAAAAAGAGAAAGAACACGGGACCAAGCAAAAGATCGAAGGACATCTCCAGCCGGGCTGGAAAGTCGTCGTCGTGGAAGACGTTTCGACCAGCGGCGGCTCTGCCCTGCAGGCAATCGAAGCGGTTGAGGCGGCCGGGGCGTCGGTCCTTAAGGTCATCTCGGTCGTCGACCGCGAAGAAGGGGCGGCCGAGGCCCTTTCCCGTTACGATTTCGACCCGATCTTAAAAAAATCGGAGTTCATAAACCAAGCTTAA
- a CDS encoding flavin reductase family protein, giving the protein MKKAIWKPGTMLYPAPVVMVSCGEKKENHNIITVAWTGTVCSEPAMTFVSIRPSRYSHQIIKKSGEFVINLVNRRLAFATDFCGVKTGRELDKFFHLKLTPGKAEHVKAPLIVESPVNIECRVTDIQQLGSHDMFLAKVLAIHADKKLIDKKGALNLQAAELICYSHGHYYSLGKELGYFGFSVRKKPWGKR; this is encoded by the coding sequence ATGAAGAAAGCGATCTGGAAGCCCGGAACCATGCTCTACCCCGCCCCCGTTGTTATGGTCTCTTGCGGCGAAAAAAAAGAAAACCATAACATTATAACCGTCGCCTGGACCGGAACGGTCTGCAGTGAACCGGCTATGACCTTTGTCTCGATCCGCCCGTCCCGTTATTCCCACCAGATCATTAAAAAGAGTGGCGAGTTTGTGATCAACCTGGTCAACCGTCGCCTCGCCTTCGCGACTGATTTTTGCGGCGTAAAAACCGGGAGAGAACTGGACAAGTTTTTCCATCTCAAGTTGACCCCGGGGAAAGCGGAACACGTGAAGGCCCCGCTGATCGTCGAAAGCCCGGTCAATATCGAATGCCGGGTCACCGACATCCAGCAACTCGGCTCGCACGACATGTTTCTAGCCAAAGTTCTGGCCATCCACGCCGACAAAAAACTGATCGATAAAAAAGGGGCGCTCAACCTGCAAGCGGCCGAACTGATCTGTTATTCTCACGGCCACTACTACTCGCTGGGAAAAGAGCTGGGGTACTTCGGCTTCTCCGTCAGGAAAAAACCGTGGGGGAAACGCTAA
- a CDS encoding DegT/DnrJ/EryC1/StrS family aminotransferase, giving the protein MSVPFFDITRQNKAKLAEIESAIATVVNSGRFILGENVAQLEKEVAAYSKSAYAIGVASGTDAIHLALRACGVKAGDEIITSPFTFVATAEAISYIGAIPVFADIEPNTFNLSANLIEKKITKKTKAILPIHLYGQSADMVTIMALAKQYKLKVIEDSCQAIGAEYANQPVNSTSDAGCLSFFPTKNLGCFGDGGMVVTNNQSVADEIKVLRGHGSRKTYYYDLIGYNSRLDELQAAILRVKLKEIDRFAASRRKNADYYYSRLKNISGLRLPDQDPKAKHVFNQFTVRCSKRDALLAHLKKLGIGAMVYYPLSLHLQPAFSFLGYKAGDLPESEKAQSEVLSLPIFPELTENELDQVASAVESFFK; this is encoded by the coding sequence ATGTCAGTCCCATTCTTCGATATAACCAGGCAGAACAAGGCTAAACTTGCCGAAATTGAATCGGCAATAGCGACGGTAGTTAACTCCGGTCGCTTCATCCTCGGCGAAAACGTTGCCCAGCTGGAAAAAGAGGTGGCGGCTTACTCGAAATCAGCCTACGCGATCGGGGTCGCGTCAGGAACCGATGCCATTCACCTCGCTTTGCGCGCTTGCGGCGTAAAAGCCGGCGACGAAATCATCACCTCCCCTTTTACCTTCGTCGCAACCGCAGAAGCGATCAGCTATATTGGGGCCATCCCTGTATTTGCCGATATTGAGCCAAATACTTTCAATCTTTCGGCTAACCTGATCGAGAAAAAGATCACTAAGAAGACAAAGGCGATCCTCCCGATCCACCTTTACGGCCAATCAGCCGATATGGTGACGATTATGGCCCTGGCTAAGCAGTACAAGCTCAAAGTAATCGAGGACAGTTGTCAGGCGATCGGCGCTGAATACGCAAATCAACCGGTTAATTCGACCAGTGACGCTGGTTGTCTCTCTTTTTTCCCGACAAAAAACCTCGGTTGCTTCGGCGACGGCGGGATGGTCGTTACCAATAATCAAAGCGTCGCCGATGAGATCAAGGTCTTGCGCGGGCATGGAAGCCGCAAAACATATTATTATGATCTGATCGGTTATAACAGCCGCTTGGACGAGCTCCAGGCCGCGATCTTGCGCGTCAAGCTGAAAGAGATCGACCGCTTCGCCGCTTCACGTCGGAAAAACGCGGATTATTATTATTCCCGCCTCAAGAATATTTCCGGTCTCCGGCTCCCCGATCAGGATCCTAAGGCAAAACATGTCTTCAACCAGTTCACTGTCCGCTGTTCTAAGCGTGACGCTCTTTTGGCACACCTAAAAAAGTTGGGGATCGGCGCGATGGTTTACTACCCGCTCTCGCTTCATCTTCAGCCCGCGTTTTCTTTTCTTGGTTACAAAGCCGGCGACCTGCCGGAAAGCGAAAAAGCTCAAAGCGAGGTCCTTTCATTGCCGATTTTCCCTGAATTGACTGAAAATGAGCTGGACCAGGTCGCTTCTGCCGTCGAATCCTTTTTTAAATGA
- the tuf gene encoding elongation factor Tu, whose protein sequence is MAREKFERKKPHLNVGTIGHVDHGKTTLTSAITSVLANAGMAKAKKFDEIDSAPEEKARGITIAIAHVEYETEKRHYAHIDCPGHADYVKNMIVGAAQMDGAILVVSAADGPMPQTREHILLAHQVNVPKIIVFLNKVDMVDDPELIDLVEVETRELLTKYHFPGNEIPFIRGSALKAMENATKPKDSPEVKPIWDLMNALDTYLPDPERPLDQPFLMSVEDVFTITGRGTVGTGRIDRGRVKVGEEVEIVGLGSHKKTTVTGIEMFRKLLDEGIAGDNVGLLLRGIEKEELQRGMVLAKSGSIKPHKKFEAQVYVLTKEEGGRHTPFFNGYKPQFFVRTTDVTGEIKLPDKVEMVMPGDNIVMTVELITDVAVEAGTRFAIREGGRTVGAGSVTKILA, encoded by the coding sequence ATGGCAAGAGAAAAGTTCGAGAGAAAAAAGCCCCATCTTAACGTCGGGACGATCGGTCACGTCGATCACGGGAAGACGACCCTGACGTCGGCTATCACCAGCGTGCTGGCAAATGCCGGCATGGCCAAGGCTAAGAAATTCGACGAGATCGATTCGGCACCGGAAGAAAAGGCCCGCGGTATCACCATCGCGATCGCTCACGTCGAATATGAAACCGAGAAAAGACACTACGCCCACATCGACTGCCCGGGACACGCCGACTACGTCAAGAACATGATCGTCGGAGCCGCGCAGATGGACGGCGCGATCCTGGTCGTTTCCGCCGCCGACGGCCCGATGCCCCAGACCCGCGAACACATCCTGCTTGCTCACCAGGTTAACGTTCCCAAGATCATCGTTTTCCTGAACAAAGTCGATATGGTCGACGATCCGGAATTGATCGACCTGGTTGAAGTCGAAACCCGCGAACTCCTGACCAAGTATCATTTCCCGGGCAATGAAATTCCATTCATTCGCGGCTCCGCCCTCAAGGCGATGGAAAACGCCACTAAACCGAAAGACTCCCCGGAAGTTAAGCCGATCTGGGACCTGATGAACGCGCTGGACACCTACCTGCCGGATCCGGAGCGGCCGCTGGACCAGCCATTCCTCATGTCCGTTGAAGACGTCTTCACCATTACCGGCCGCGGCACCGTCGGCACCGGTCGTATCGATCGCGGACGGGTCAAGGTCGGGGAAGAGGTTGAGATCGTCGGTCTCGGCTCCCACAAAAAGACTACCGTTACCGGGATCGAAATGTTCCGCAAATTGCTTGATGAAGGGATCGCCGGCGACAACGTCGGGCTTCTCCTGCGCGGCATCGAAAAAGAAGAGCTTCAGCGCGGCATGGTTTTGGCCAAATCCGGCTCGATCAAGCCGCATAAGAAGTTCGAAGCCCAGGTTTACGTCCTGACCAAAGAAGAAGGCGGCCGCCACACTCCGTTCTTCAATGGTTACAAGCCGCAGTTCTTCGTCCGCACCACCGACGTGACCGGCGAGATCAAACTCCCGGACAAAGTTGAAATGGTCATGCCCGGCGACAACATCGTTATGACCGTTGAACTGATCACCGACGTCGCGGTCGAGGCCGGGACCCGTTTCGCGATCCGCGAAGGTGGGAGAACCGTAGGTGCCGGTTCGGTTACAAAAATCCTTGCCTAA
- the lpxA gene encoding acyl-ACP--UDP-N-acetylglucosamine O-acyltransferase codes for MVIDIKEIMNTIPHRFPFLLIDKVLELEEGKRAVALKNVTMNEAHFQGHFPGHPVMPGVLIIEAIAQVGVVLALRAPSSQGKIVYFAGIDNVRFRKPVVPGDQLIFEVETVWIRGPLGKMKGKATVNNEVVAEGEFTFSMVDTGEAKVHATASVHPTAQIAKGVDIGPYVVIGPNVKIGEKTKVGAYCSISGHTTIGKENVLYQGVTIGVPPQDFKYKGEKSEIVIGDKNIIREFVTIHLPSGENGKTTIGNENYIMVHAHIPHNCQIGNQTVIGGYVGLAGHTVIGDQAIIGGMAGIHQFVRIGRLAMIGAQSKVTQDIPPFMLVDGSPAQVRGINSIGLQRRGVPIDSTSEIKKAFKLIYESGKSTAEASAEMKKRLRQLPEIKQIVEFLETESKRGISKKTAIEEEAEELILPDIPELGI; via the coding sequence ATGGTCATTGATATCAAAGAAATAATGAATACGATTCCGCATCGCTTCCCGTTCCTGCTCATCGACAAAGTTTTGGAGCTTGAAGAAGGGAAACGGGCCGTCGCCTTAAAGAACGTGACCATGAACGAAGCTCATTTTCAGGGCCATTTTCCGGGCCATCCGGTCATGCCGGGAGTTTTGATCATCGAAGCGATCGCCCAGGTCGGGGTTGTTTTGGCGCTTCGCGCGCCTTCATCACAGGGCAAGATCGTTTATTTTGCCGGAATCGATAATGTTCGCTTTCGGAAACCGGTCGTCCCCGGCGATCAGTTGATTTTCGAAGTCGAGACCGTCTGGATCCGCGGACCGCTCGGCAAAATGAAAGGCAAAGCCACCGTCAACAACGAAGTGGTAGCCGAGGGCGAATTCACCTTCTCGATGGTTGATACCGGCGAGGCCAAGGTCCATGCCACCGCCTCCGTCCACCCTACCGCCCAGATCGCCAAAGGGGTCGATATCGGACCATACGTCGTTATCGGACCGAACGTTAAGATCGGCGAAAAAACCAAGGTCGGCGCTTATTGCTCAATTTCCGGCCACACTACCATCGGCAAAGAAAACGTCCTTTATCAAGGGGTAACGATCGGCGTGCCGCCCCAGGATTTTAAATACAAAGGGGAAAAGAGCGAGATCGTTATCGGCGACAAAAATATTATCCGGGAGTTCGTCACGATCCATCTTCCTTCCGGCGAAAACGGTAAAACGACGATCGGCAACGAGAACTACATCATGGTCCACGCCCATATTCCTCATAACTGCCAGATCGGCAATCAGACCGTGATCGGCGGCTACGTCGGACTGGCCGGCCACACCGTGATCGGCGACCAGGCGATCATCGGCGGCATGGCCGGGATCCACCAATTCGTCAGGATCGGCCGCCTGGCAATGATCGGGGCCCAATCCAAGGTTACGCAAGATATCCCGCCGTTCATGCTTGTTGACGGCAGTCCCGCCCAGGTCCGCGGGATCAACTCCATCGGCCTACAGCGCCGCGGCGTGCCGATCGATTCGACCTCCGAAATCAAGAAAGCCTTTAAGTTGATCTACGAATCCGGCAAAAGCACCGCCGAAGCCTCCGCGGAGATGAAAAAACGCTTACGCCAACTCCCGGAGATCAAGCAAATCGTCGAATTTCTCGAAACCGAGAGCAAGCGCGGGATCAGCAAGAAAACGGCAATCGAAGAAGAGGCCGAAGAATTGATCCTCCCGGACATTCCAGAACTCGGCATATGA